The nucleotide window TGCAAGAGTGGTGCTCAGGGAACACAGAGGACCTCCTGACAAAAATCTGTGGTTTAGAGTCCACAGTGTATGTTGACCAGCACAGGGGAAGCGGTGTGGGACGACCATGGGAAGTTGGGGTTCAGGAGCAATGGGGAGCTTCCTGGCCTCCCTTCTGCAGTCCCTCAAGGTTGACCTCCATGGTCACGATGAAAGATGGCAGATGCAAGAGGCATGGTATCCAGATGGGTGTGGAGGTGGGACTGAGGACAGGAGAAAGCCTCCTCAGCCTGCATTCCAGCTGCCCTCCCTAGGGTTCCTGTACCTCTACTTTCCCAAATAAAGGGCCTTTAAAGAGTGGTGAGCCAAAGTGTTTTATTAAACAGGTTCCTGAGTAGTTTTCCCACCATGATTCCTTGCCAGCCGTCTTGTGGGGTTCCAGATGGCTGCCTTGTGAGAACCGAGGTTACTGTGTCTCCCTGCTCCACGGTGCTGGTGGCCACCGCCATGGCACTGCCCTGTCATCCAGCTCTGCTGGTATTCCCTGAtggcctgccttcccttccttcagcTACTAcccactgtcccccccccccccccccccccgcttgctgTCTATGATCTCCCTCCAGTTGTCACTCCAGGAGAGCAGCCGTCTCCTTGTGGGGGGCAGGGCGAGGTGCTGGTTGTGGCAGCAGGTGAACAAAATGTGCTCCCAGGTTGGGGTCTCCTCTTGGCCTGGGACAGGATGcaagagaaaggcagggagatgCAGTCTATAATCTGGTTATTTTTACTCCCTCCCTAATCCAGCAGGCCAAATGCCTGGAAGGTTGCCAGGAAAACGGGTCTAACCTCGAATGGTGTCCTTGTCGTCAATGAGCAGGTCCCCCAAGACCACCGTCTTGTCCCTCGTCAGGATAATGCGCTCCACAAACTGCGGCCCCAGGTGATTCTCCACCCAGCGGTACTGTGGAGGGGGCACAGGTCGGTCAGCAGGGCCAGTGAGTAAGTAGGTGGGAGTGGGGTCTCCAGCCCTTGAGAGatgctgctcccctccccccacacttcCTGTGTTTCTGCccgtttatttaaaaaaagggctttttaagtttaattattttgagagagagcacgagcgagagagcaggggaggagcagagagagagggagagagagaatcccaagtaggctaggcaccttcagcacagagcctgagccctAAACGACCGagcccccgggtgcccctctcCTAGTTTACTTTAATCCTCAAGATTTAGGAAGCAGTTTGCTATCAAGCGCTGGGGCAGCCGCACCTTCTCGGCCACACAGTGTTCATACTTCGTCAGAGGGCTGGTGCAGATGAAGACTTCGGTGCTGCACGCAAGGGGCGCAGGTTAGACTTAGGGTGGtgccctcccttcttctccaccGCCCCTCCCCTCTTTGCCCTTTCTCACTCCTGCATGTTGTTCATCTCCTGCAGGGCTTCCAAGGCTCCAGGGATAGGCTCCAAGTCTAGGAAAAAGCCTGGGGCTTCATACACACTGGCCACTTTGTCCTGAAAGATACCATGTTCTTGTCCCAGCTTCTGCCTCCAGCAGATCTAGCCCCAGAGAGGACTCTCAAAGGATTCCTGGGGGGTTTTGGTCTCCAAATCAAAGCCTCGGGGAGACGATTTTGCTTAGGGGGAAGCGCTCTGACAGACTTTCTCGTCCAGGGCGAACAATGGATTCTAAACGGAGGGTTTTGTTA belongs to Acinonyx jubatus isolate Ajub_Pintada_27869175 chromosome E1, VMU_Ajub_asm_v1.0, whole genome shotgun sequence and includes:
- the NT5C gene encoding 5'(3')-deoxyribonucleotidase, cytosolic type — translated: MAARRARPVRVLVDMDGVLADFEAGLLRGFRRRFPGEPHVALEKRRGFLAREQYRALRPDLADKVASVYEAPGFFLDLEPIPGALEALQEMNNMQDTEVFICTSPLTKYEHCVAEKYRWVENHLGPQFVERIILTRDKTVVLGDLLIDDKDTIRGQEETPTWEHILFTCCHNQHLALPPTRRRLLSWSDNWREIIDSKRGGGGGGDSG